The Salinibacterium sp. M195 genome includes a window with the following:
- a CDS encoding molybdenum cofactor guanylyltransferase has product MLIDAVVLAGGRSSRLGFVPKASLLVDNESLLEKAVIAALGVSRSCVVVGPLAPEIAGHEILAVQEDPPFSGPAAALAAGLRLLPSGSQTSESVLVLACDMPGIAVQLPALVAALNSASRVIDGAISLDPHGYRQPLAALYRHHELTQVVSQFSDLELIGLSMRAVIEQLNLLSVPAALGVTDDVDSWEDAARLGATEPQSETQEGTQ; this is encoded by the coding sequence ATGCTCATCGATGCTGTCGTGCTTGCGGGAGGCCGCTCCTCTCGCTTGGGATTCGTGCCGAAAGCGTCACTGCTGGTCGACAACGAGAGCCTTCTCGAGAAGGCGGTTATCGCCGCGCTCGGGGTGTCCCGCAGCTGCGTTGTCGTCGGCCCGCTCGCTCCCGAGATAGCTGGCCATGAGATTCTCGCTGTGCAGGAAGACCCGCCATTCTCCGGCCCCGCTGCTGCCCTCGCGGCAGGCCTGCGACTGCTGCCTTCCGGATCACAGACGAGTGAGAGCGTGCTCGTACTCGCTTGCGACATGCCAGGAATCGCGGTGCAGCTGCCGGCGCTCGTGGCCGCCCTCAACTCAGCATCTCGGGTGATCGATGGCGCGATCTCTCTAGACCCTCACGGCTACCGCCAGCCTCTCGCCGCTCTCTACCGGCACCATGAACTCACTCAAGTGGTCTCGCAATTCTCTGATCTTGAGCTCATCGGACTCTCGATGAGGGCCGTGATCGAGCAGCTGAATCTTCTCTCAGTGCCGGCAGCACTTGGCGTGACCGATGACGTCGACTCGTGGGAGGATGCAGCCAGGCTCGGCGCAACGGAGCCCCAGAGCGAAACACAAGAAGGCACACAATGA
- a CDS encoding DUF6457 domain-containing protein, with protein sequence MNSDERKRLDDWSKQLSDELGLTGTPFHGAESVDQILSLAGVAAHAIIRPAAPVTTFLVGYAAGLAVARGSDPAAAAREATDIAQACAERTAADVPPPKGKIL encoded by the coding sequence ATGAACTCGGATGAGCGCAAACGACTCGACGACTGGAGCAAGCAGCTCAGCGACGAGTTAGGACTCACAGGCACCCCATTCCATGGCGCAGAAAGTGTTGATCAGATTTTGAGCCTCGCCGGGGTTGCCGCGCACGCCATCATCCGACCCGCAGCACCCGTGACGACATTTCTGGTCGGCTACGCTGCGGGTTTGGCAGTTGCCCGTGGCTCCGACCCCGCAGCAGCGGCGCGGGAAGCGACCGATATCGCCCAAGCGTGCGCAGAACGAACGGCAGCTGACGTGCCCCCGCCCAAAGGAAAAATCCTGTGA
- a CDS encoding ThiF family adenylyltransferase, with translation MTDQIFPSETALVEPGAQLTAAQLVRYSRQLSNPDFGELAQRRLGNSRVLVIGAGGLGSATIPSLAAMGIGTLGVVDTDVVELSNLHRQLAHGVADIGRSKLESVAETVAQINPDIDVRLHEFHLDSSNALALFHGYDLVLDGSDNFATRYLVNDAAALVGIPVVWGAILRYGGQTGVAWASHGPTYRDLFPVPPHPDTVLSCAEGGVLPTVCAAIGAIMCSETIKLLTGIGQPLLGRVTSYDALSGRFREIEYSTTPDSAPITELIDYELFCNAPAQRETAGAVNETDIAIDSHELAALLSADAAIQLVDVREPFERAIVAIEPSLLVPLGQLGTELGAIRSDVPVVLYCHHGVRSERALRLLRESGFTNVRHLSGGIDAYSLTIDPTMTRY, from the coding sequence GTGACCGATCAGATCTTTCCTAGCGAGACGGCACTGGTCGAACCCGGCGCGCAACTGACCGCGGCACAGCTCGTGCGCTACTCACGCCAGCTTTCCAATCCTGACTTTGGAGAGCTAGCTCAACGCCGGTTAGGCAACTCCCGTGTACTCGTCATTGGCGCCGGCGGGCTCGGCAGCGCCACCATCCCCTCTTTGGCAGCAATGGGCATCGGCACTCTCGGAGTTGTTGATACGGATGTTGTCGAGCTATCAAATTTGCACCGCCAGCTGGCGCACGGAGTGGCAGACATCGGCCGCAGCAAACTCGAGTCGGTCGCAGAGACGGTCGCGCAGATCAATCCCGATATCGACGTGCGACTTCACGAATTTCACCTCGACTCTTCCAACGCTCTCGCCCTGTTCCACGGCTATGACCTGGTCCTCGATGGCAGCGACAATTTCGCTACGCGGTATCTGGTCAATGATGCCGCCGCCCTTGTCGGCATCCCCGTGGTGTGGGGAGCAATCTTGCGTTACGGCGGCCAAACCGGTGTCGCGTGGGCCAGTCACGGCCCGACGTACCGTGACCTGTTCCCCGTTCCGCCACATCCGGATACCGTACTTTCGTGCGCCGAAGGCGGAGTGCTCCCCACAGTGTGCGCCGCCATCGGGGCGATCATGTGCTCAGAAACTATCAAGCTGCTCACCGGTATTGGCCAACCATTGCTCGGCCGAGTAACAAGCTACGACGCGCTCTCGGGGCGCTTCCGCGAAATCGAATACTCCACGACGCCAGACTCAGCCCCCATTACTGAACTGATTGACTATGAACTTTTCTGCAATGCCCCGGCCCAGCGCGAGACAGCGGGTGCTGTGAACGAGACCGACATTGCGATCGACTCCCACGAATTGGCAGCGCTTCTCTCTGCGGATGCCGCCATTCAGCTGGTCGATGTACGTGAACCTTTCGAGCGGGCTATCGTCGCGATCGAACCGTCGTTGCTGGTGCCGTTGGGTCAACTCGGTACTGAACTCGGCGCCATCCGTTCTGACGTGCCCGTCGTGCTTTATTGCCACCACGGCGTGCGAAGCGAGCGGGCGTTGCGTCTCCTGCGGGAATCAGGTTTCACTAACGTTCGCCACCTCAGCGGTGGAATCGATGCGTAT